Proteins encoded by one window of Nitrososphaerales archaeon:
- a CDS encoding 4a-hydroxytetrahydrobiopterin dehydratase produces MSDDYQKLSEDQINRELVKLKGWTVENGKLTRTLEFKDFNEAFGFMTRVAMEVEKLNHHPEWFNVYNKVKIELVTHDVNGISNYDFRLANIINRIAGK; encoded by the coding sequence ATGTCAGACGATTATCAGAAACTTTCAGAGGATCAGATCAACCGCGAACTTGTTAAACTGAAGGGATGGACCGTAGAAAATGGCAAGCTTACAAGAACATTAGAGTTCAAGGACTTCAATGAGGCGTTTGGGTTTATGACTAGGGTGGCAATGGAAGTTGAAAAGCTAAATCATCATCCAGAATGGTTCAATGTCTACAACAAGGTCAAGATAGAACTTGTTACGCATGATGTTAACGGCATAAGCAACTATGATTTCAGATTGGCTAACATAATTAACAGGATAGCGGGAAAATAG
- a CDS encoding SDR family NAD(P)-dependent oxidoreductase — MGKLDNKVAIVTGASGGMGRVTAIKFAREGAKSIVIHYSSSEGEAKKVLQEIKKLGSNALTIKADVSKYEEVKSMIDLTVKKFGSIDVVVAYAGFPAKKEYWNADPLNLTDEMLDSPWNVDLKGSYHCIRAAVPHMRKQKYGKIILISSTPGVSGDPVGLGFTLAKTAVRALVRSLAPVLGPDILINAIAPGSVSTEANLKNYTESQKKEMVKTVPLGRFGRPDEIANVAVFLSSDDSSYITGQTIVVDGGEIRL; from the coding sequence ATGGGCAAACTGGACAATAAAGTTGCAATTGTAACTGGTGCAAGTGGCGGCATGGGACGGGTCACTGCGATAAAGTTTGCCAGAGAGGGTGCAAAATCCATTGTGATACACTACTCAAGTTCTGAAGGTGAGGCAAAGAAAGTTTTGCAAGAGATAAAGAAGCTCGGTTCTAATGCATTGACGATTAAAGCAGATGTTTCAAAATATGAGGAGGTGAAATCAATGATTGATCTTACTGTAAAAAAGTTTGGAAGTATCGATGTAGTAGTTGCGTATGCAGGTTTTCCAGCAAAGAAGGAGTACTGGAACGCTGATCCATTGAATCTTACCGATGAAATGCTCGATTCACCTTGGAATGTTGATCTGAAAGGTTCGTATCACTGCATTAGGGCAGCTGTTCCACACATGAGGAAGCAGAAGTATGGGAAGATAATCCTGATAAGTTCCACGCCAGGCGTTTCAGGAGATCCTGTTGGGCTTGGATTTACACTTGCAAAGACAGCCGTAAGAGCGCTGGTAAGATCGCTTGCTCCAGTATTAGGGCCGGATATATTGATCAATGCTATAGCACCTGGAAGCGTTAGCACCGAAGCCAATCTCAAGAACTACACGGAAAGTCAAAAGAAGGAAATGGTAAAGACTGTTCCGTTGGGACGTTTTGGCAGACCCGACGAAATAGCGAATGTAGCAGTTTTCTTGTCCTCGGATGACTCCAGTTACATTACAGGTCAAACTATAGTTGTTGATGGCGGAGAGATAAGGCTATGA